The Arachis duranensis cultivar V14167 chromosome 2, aradu.V14167.gnm2.J7QH, whole genome shotgun sequence genome has a window encoding:
- the LOC107475933 gene encoding sm-like protein LSM4 has translation MLPLSLLKTAQGHPMLVELKNGETYNGHLVNCDTWMNIHLREVICTSKDGDRFWRMPECYIRGNTIKYLRVPDEVIDKVQEETKSRGDRKPPGVGRGRGRGREDGPGGRPAKGMGRGLDEGGAKGPGGGRGRGGPGGKPGGNRGAGRGRG, from the exons ATG cTGCCCCTTTCTCTTCTGAAGACTGCCCAAGGTCACCCAATG TTGGTGGAGCTGAAAAATGGAGAGACTTATAACGGGCATTTGGTGAATTGTGATACATGGATGAACATCCATCTAAGAGAAGTCATTTGTACCTCTAAA GACGGAGATAGATTTTGGCGAATGCCGGAATGCTACATTCGTGGAAACACAATCAAGTATCTTCGAGTTCCTGATGAG GTTATTGACAAAGTTCAGGAAGAAACCAAGAGCCGTGGAG ATCGCAAACCGCCTGGTGTTGGACGTGGAAGGGGAAGGGGGAGAGAGGATGGTCCTGGTGGACGGCCAGCAAAAGGAATGGGCCGTGGCCTTGACGAAGGTGGAGCTAAAGGGCCAGGAGGAGGCCGAGGCAGGGGGGGTCCAGGTGGAAAGCCTGGTGGTAACAGAG GTGCAGGGAGAGGTAGAGGTTGA
- the LOC107475934 gene encoding uncharacterized protein OsI_027940, giving the protein MSRHPEVKWAQRLDKVYITVQLPDSKNAKVDLTPDGTFTFSATAGAEDHLYDLMLDLFDKVNVEESKINVGVRGIFCVVEKAEKGWWKRLLRGEGKPPHYVKVDWDKWVDEDEDDGGLGDLDLGGMDFSKFGGMGDDAMGDFDDDDDDEQEVSKPGGQETSTEKEGASTAGDQDAAGEASTEKKEAAPST; this is encoded by the exons ATGAG CCGTCATCCTGAGGTTAAGTGGGCTCAAAGGCTGGACAAGGTTTATATAACGGTTCAGTTGCCGGATTCGAAGAATGCGAAAGTGGACCTAACTCCAGATGGTACTTTCACCTTTTCGGCTACTGCTGGTGCCGAAGATCATCTGTATGACTTGATGTTGGATCTCTTTGACAAGGTTAATGTAGAG GAGAGCAAGATTAATGTAGGGGTGAGAGGCATATTCTGTGTGGTGGAGAAGGCAGAGAAAGGATGGTGGAAAAGGTTACTACGAGGAGAAGGAAAGCCTCCGCATTATGTGAAAGTAGATTGGGATAAATGGgttgatgaagatgaagatgatggtG GTCTTGGTGATCTAGACTTGGGAGGGATGGATTTTTCG AAATTTGGTGGGATGGGCGATGATGCAATGGGTGATTtcgatgatgacgatgatgatg AGCAAGAAGTGTCGAAGCCCGGAGGACAGGAGACTAGTACTGAGAAAGAGGGAGCTTCCACGGCCGGAGATCAAGATGCTGCTGGGGAGGCTTCAACAGAGAAAAAAGAAGCTGCTCCAAGCACATAA
- the LOC107476066 gene encoding uncharacterized protein LOC107476066, with protein sequence MGFGLRWRIWVKECVTTASISVLINGSPSKPFKMERGLRQGDPLSPFLFVLVVDVLHRMVGEAVRNGRIFSLLVGRDNIELSHLQFADDTILFYPQEIIKSVLNSLPVYYLSLYKMPKAVAEKIIGLQRRFMWSKEDGNYGIPLVKWEVVQALKKLGGLEPDLAIKRGPWKDICQLNIKEQQVRDKMISGLSMEMENGRSTRFWEDAWLQGGSLKDSFPRLFSVSNQQGFVIGDCGFWDVVEWVLQKEILSEDIMSYSFTSSIWHGLVWCAWLKYADRAWAIILGPLKNSSRVGLEYQAESRSTRNG encoded by the exons ATGGGCTTTGGTCTTAGATGGAGAATTTGGGTGAAGGAATGTGTGACTACAGCGTCTATATCAGTGTTGATCAATGGGTCACCATCCAAGCCGTTCAAGATGGAGAGAGGACTCAGACAAGGAGACCCTCTATCTCCTTTTCTGTTCGTTCTTGTCGTTGACGTTCTGCACAGGATGGTGGGGGAGGCTGTAAGGAATGGACGAATTTTTTCATTGCTGGTGGGAAGGGACAATATAGAATTGTCGCATCTCCAATTTGCAGATGACACAATCTTATTCTATCCACAGGAAATAATAAAATCCGTTCTCAATAGTCTGCCGGTTTACTACTTGAGCTTGTACAAGATGCCAAAAGCGGTTGCAGAAAAGATAATTGGACTTCAGAGAAGGTTCATGTGGAGTAAAGAGGATGGGAATTATGGTATACCACTGGTGAAATGGGAGGTAGTTCAAGCTCTGAAAAAGCTAGGTGGCTTGGAG CCAGACCTTGCCATCAAGAGGGGCCCTTGGAAAGATATCTGCCAGCTTAATATCAAGGAGCAACAGGTAAGAGACAAGATGATCAGTGGTTTGTCTATGGAGATGGAAAACGGCAGGAGCACTCGTTTTTGGGAGGATGCTTGGTTACAAGGTGGCTCTTTGAAAGATAGTTTTCCGAGACTCTTCTCTGTTTCAAATCAACAAGGTTTCGTAATAGGGGACTGTGGCTTTTGGGATGTGGTAGAGTGG GTGCTGCAGAAAGAGATTCTTTCAGAAGATATCATGAGTTACAGCTTCACTAGTTCGATTTGGCATGGCTTG GTGTGGTGTGCTTGGTTGAAGTATGCTGATAGAGCATGGGCCATTATTCTGGGACCGTTAAAGAATTCTTCGAGAGTTGGACTGGAGTACCAGGCAGAAAGTCGGAGCACCAGAAATGGCTAA
- the LOC107476067 gene encoding uncharacterized protein LOC107476067 produces MPGTVAVLRTSPVRIGAQLDESQAYFHRLFWTFSPCIEAFHHCKPLVSIDGTHLYGKYEKTLLVAIAQDGNSNILPVAFALVEGENAESWAFFLSYLREHVTLQPGLLVISDRHNGIKAALEAPNRGWLPPSVYRIFCIRHVAANFALAFKGKDARRLLMNAVYAKTEVEFHYWFDILRSNDPAMCDWANRIEYSLWTQHCDEGRRFGHMTTNISECVNSILKGVRNLPVCSLVKATYGRLAELFVRKGREAEAQQGTGQQFSQHLVKCIDKRNLACRFRIQR; encoded by the coding sequence ATGCCTGGTACTGTTGCAGTCCTTAGGACGAGTCCTGTTCGTATCGGTGCACAGCTGGACGAGTCTCAAGCTTATTTTCACAGACTATTCTGGACGTTTTCACCATGTATCGAGGCATTCCATCATTGCAAGCCCCTAGTTAGTATTGACGGCACCCATCTCTATGGCAAGTATGAGAAAACGTTGCTTGTCGCGATTGCACAGGACGGGAACTCCAACATACTCCCTGTGGCATTCGCATTAGTCGAGGGTGAGAATGCTGAGTCGTGGGCCTTCTTTCTCTCCTACCTGCGTGAGCATGTGACACTGCAGCCGGGTCTGCTGGTTATATCGGATAGGCATAACGGCATCAAGGCCGCGCTTGAGGCTCCTAACAGAGGATGGTTACCTCCGTCTGTATACCGGATATTCTGCATTCGACATGTAGCGGCAAATTTTGCCCTAGCCTTCAAGGGCAAAGACGCAAGGAGGCTACTTATGAATGCGGTGTACGCTAAGACCGAGGTCGAGTTCCATTACTGGTTTGATATTCTGAGGTCTAATGACCCGGCGATGTGTGACTGGGCGAACCGGATTGAGTATTCATTGTGGACACAGCATTGTGATGAGGGGCGTAGATTTGGACACATGACGACGAATATCTCTGAGTGTGTGAACTCAATCCTCAAGGGTGTCAGAAACCTTCCTGTGTGCTCGCTAGTGAAGGCAACATACGGAAGGTTGGCCGAATTATTTGTTCGCAAAGGGAGAGAGGCTGAGGCACAGCAGGGAACCGGACAACAATTTAGTCAGCACTTGGTGAAGTGTATTGATAAACGAAATTTAGCATGCCgatttagaattcaaagatga
- the LOC107476068 gene encoding uncharacterized protein LOC107476068, which produces MASEESFIVLVHHRGSIKRKTRSGVKFTDKDPLCMIVRPTTRYEDLVSSVLLKLGLEDVKRVKKFFYRIPITFPEVRTPELLAKLVDVVSNSGGSNRNTTTLATVAGFSSRPAVASSSVPAYEPPVQPVASPSFAFDLNGSVGDEVGTGEFPRISLQCATPAGVGNGFLDDPEDDDVESDMIVDDSGDDVGASEPAGAGGGSSSGTQQYPPHFSSLDLDAMRQEGVPGQPAGFGARDGEGSAGLIEFQVGLQFQDKDEALLSVKTYSIRRGVQYKVVESDYRRYVGKCSEFGNGCTWLICLSLRQRKGLWEVKTLQRTAYVSRHLHL; this is translated from the exons ATGGCTAGTGAAGAGAGTTTCATAGTGTTGGTTCACCACAGAGGATCCATTAAGAGGAAAACTCGTTCtggtgtgaagttcactgataaGGATCCTCTGTGTATGATCGTCAGGCCTACGACTAGGTATGAGGACCTTGTTAGCTCTGTATTGCTGAAACTTGGTCTCGAAGATGTGAAACGGGTTAAGAAGTTTTTCTATCGCATTCCAATCACG TTTCCAGAGGTGAGGACACCAGAACTGTTGGCAAAGTTGGTTGACGTGGTATCCAACTCGGGGGGTTCGAACCGGAATACCACCACTTTAGCCACGGTAGCCGGTTTTAGCTCCAGACCTGCCGTTGCTTCTTCCTCTGTCCCTGCGTACGAGCCACCCGTCCAACCTGTTGCCTCCCCTTCGTTCGCTTTTGATCTCAACGGCAGTGTAGGCGACGAGGTCGGAACAGGGGAATTTCCACGAATCTCTTTACAGTGTGCTACACCGGCTGGGGTTGGAAATGGATTTTTGGATGATCCAGAGGACGATGATGTCGAGTCGGATATGATTGTTGATGACAGTGGCGATGATGTCGGAGCAAGTGAGCCTGCTGGGGCGGGCGGTGGTTCTAGCTCTGGCACACAGCAGTACCCTccacatttttcttctttggacTTAGATGCCATGAGGCAGGAGGGGGTTCCTGGGCAGCCGGCTGGATTTGGCGCTAGAGATGGTGAAGGGTCTGCAGGTCTGATAGAATTTCAGGTTGGTCTGCAATTTCAGGATAAAGATGAGGCCCTGTTAAGTGTGAAGACTTACAGCATCCGTCGAGGGGTACAGTACAAGGTCGTGGAGTCTGACTATCGCCGATATGTGGGCAAGTGTTCTGAGTTCgggaatgggtgcacatggttgatttGCCTGAGTCTCCGACAGCGCAAGGGCCTTTGGGAAGTCAAAACGCTACAACGGACCGCATACGTGTCTCGCCACCTCCATCTCTAG
- the LOC127745008 gene encoding uncharacterized protein LOC127745008 has protein sequence MTSLLAGNYGYGKYNREKLPSFDRRQFLTLFNFHENGYLMDDTCTIIAEASVKKHGTDHSHLIMKGIMSSFELVDFRDLCKVEKRFVQLLEEACSYHPILIENQKKRNRTKKFIEWSFTALGRVLHFLDTTSVENMNDDACNELQNLWEELKTFGFDDLTWLELHVLDALSMRTHMEVDLHAAKMEESRMAANGGIIESVVKGLITCFQPEGKQ, from the exons ATGACTTCACTTTTGGCAGGGAATTATGGGTATGGAAAATACAACCGCGAAAAACTTCCTTCCTTTGATCGCCGGCAATTCTTGACTTTATTTAACTTTCATGAAAATGGGTATCTTATGGATGATACTTGCACTATTATTGCTGAGGCTTCAGTCAAGAAGCATGGTACTGATCACAGTCACTTGATTATGAAGggtatcatgtcttcttttgagTTAGTGGATTTCAGGGATCTATGCAAAGTAGAGAAAAGATTTGTTCAACTATTGGAGGAAGCGTGTTCATATCACCCTATTCTTATTGAAAATCAGAAGAAGAGGAATAGAACTAAGAAGTTTATTGAATGGTCGTTCACTGCTTTGGGAAGAGTTTTGCATTTTCTTGACACCACGAGTGTGGAGAATATGAATGATGATGCATGTAATGAGCTTCAGAATCTATGGGAGGAACTTAAGACTTttggatttgatgatttgaCTTGGTTGGAGCTTCATGTTCTAGATGCATTGTCTATGAGAACCCATATGGAGGTTGATCTTCATGCAGCTAAAATGGAGGAATCG AGAATGGCAGCAAATGGAGGAATAATAGAGAGCGTTGTCAAAGGCCTTATAACGTGCTTCCAACCGGAAGGCAAGCAATAA
- the LOC110277478 gene encoding uncharacterized protein LOC110277478 has translation MIRTFYLIDRPACVQFRYVGFGIFFISLFDKDNQPIQVHLDPNCYVPELMDPETLDNVSRVFHIKYTRMEEDSSADVIVLSGSEPSDEQFSSDGDEDNDQDGSLVGDNPHNPINLSSGSSLSLEVDEHINVSNELPDHRYAPEVSYEKKITAWDVGQSRLYLASKFAVYLKPSGDGSIWTIIGPDSNVEKNEFFFSVTEESRKTYRMEIWGRVE, from the exons ATGATTAGAACTTTCTATCTTATCGATAGACCGGCATGTGTTCAATTTAGGTACGTtggttttggaattttttttatttcattgtttGATAAAGACAACCAACCGATCCAAGTTCACCTTGATCCTAATTGCTATGTTCCTGAGCTAATGGACCCAGAGACACTTGATAATGTGTCAAGAGTCTTCCACATAAAGTATACCAGGATGGAAGAAGACTCATCGGCTGATGTCATTGTTCTGTCTGGGTCTGAACCATCGGATGAACAGTTTTCATCGGATGGTGATGAAGACAATGATCAAGATGGGTCACTGGTTGGGGATAATCCACATAATCCCATAAATTTGTCTAGTGGCAGCAGTTTATCATTGGAAGTTGATGAACACATTAATGTGTCAAACGAATTGCCTGATCATAG ATATGCTCCAGAGGTTTCTTATGAAAAGAAGATCACAGCTTGGGATGTTGGACAGTCTAGATTG TATTTGGCTTCGAAATTTGCTGTGTATCTTAAACCATCTGGAGATGGTTCGATTTGGACGATCATTGGTCCAGATTCCAATGTTGAGAagaatgagttttttttttcagttactGAAGAGTCGAGGAAGACGTACAGAATGGAAATTTGGGGTCGGGTGGAGTGA